From Xiphophorus couchianus chromosome 7, X_couchianus-1.0, whole genome shotgun sequence:
ATATTCATTTGTTATTGGGTTGGCTGCAGAACCTAAGCAGTATTCTGTTGTCCAACAGAGATTCTATCTAAACGCTGTCAATGATTTCTAGTGCATGTGGTAATAAGCACTTGTTTGTGGTTTCTGATATGGGCAAAAGAAGCTTCAACATGTGCGCCtgatagataaaaaaataaattcactctCATTTGAGTCTTGATTGATTTTTGCCATTGGTTATTGGTTTCATATTTAGTCAATAGAGCATTGGTTGGCAAGGAATCTAAAGTGTATATGTTGATCTCTAATTGAATACTCAGAGTGGTTAAAGATTCAACTAGATGCCCTCATGATTTAGTCTAAAACTTTTAACTGAACAAGAATGAATGGCCTAATGAATAAAGTTGTCTCTCATATTGGTATAATTAATCTGCGGGATTTATTTAGTAATATCTGAAACCACACTTGAGGTGTTGCTTCACTGAgactgtttgaaaatatttctttaaagtcagcAATTATCTGAGCTTGTCTTATCAGAACCAACATTAAAACTATGTCTTAAAGGTAGTTTTGCAGGAGGATGGATGCCAGatagtttaataaatattgtgagCACAAACTGCAATGTGAAGTAAACATACTTCACATTGCATTGTACAATGTGGACTCACTGGTGGATCATAGTTCCtctaaagataaataaaatcctgttcaGATTTGATGTTAAAAATTAAGTTGGCCTACTGACAGATCAGATTTCCTAATAAGGATCATCAGCTGTGTAGAAACTCTTCTAACAGCTCCACTGAGTGTCTCCATCATTGCCCTAACTAggatatttatttatagctAAGTATTGTTTCACAGACTTAGCTGCCACTGTCCATAACAGACCTCACCTCTTTTGTGTAGCTTCATATATTTGTGAATATAGCGCAAGTGTATTGAGCTCTACTTGGTGCtcaaaaccaaccaaaccaaaTACTTGCAGGTTTGGTTTGGCTATAAAAAACTAttgttaaaatgtgtaatttagattaaaattacCAAGTTTGGGCATCACCTTATTATCAGGAAATAATAGTTTTCAGTCTCAAACAGCATGGCATTATATaatgcagtgcattctgggattCAGAGTTTTCTACCAGACTCTTCATTCTTTGTATGTAGTTTAGTTCATCATGGATCAGGTCCCAATATACTCTTGCAAGGGGTTCAAACCAATGTCATTTGCAGAGTGTTGAGTCTTCCTTGTCAgccaatttacatttttcaactcCCAGGTATCACTAATATCTATGACATCATCTGTTGGTCTAAATTTTCCACTTGAATGTTCAATACAATCTCAACAACCCTGTTCAAACCCTGCCTCCAAGCTCTTCCTTCCTTCATAATTATTTACTCCTCTCTTACCTCTCGAATTGTTCCTGCTATTTTCAAACATGTTATCATCCctatactaaaaaaaaaaaaaactggctaaGATGCCAACAATTACAACAATCTTTATCCCATCTCTAATTTACCTTTTATCTCAAAAGTACTCAAAAAAAACCTATATCTCTCAAGTTCACTCCCAATTAACTCACAATAACCTTTATGAACAATTCCTGTCTGGTTTCCGACCATGAACAGAACTGAAACTAACCtcataaaaatcaacaacaatctGCTGATAGCTACAGATTTTGGTCTATGGTCTCTCAGTTTGTTCAAATATAGTTTTTTCAAAGTTtagagaaaagaagaagcaCTGACCCTGCACTTTGAAAGCCTCTCAATGGGATTTGATGAACAAAGGCCTAAACAAAGCAACTTAGAAAATAAGGGTATTTATATAGACATACAGAAAATAAGGGTATTTTCTATATGGGTCACTAATAGTTTTCAAAGTAATagtaacaaacaaatggcaaaTTAAGTTAAAATGTCCCAAAAGATTTCAGTTTGATGATGTTAACCAGAAAAGAGGAGGATTGCTATTTTCTTATCtattcttcattaaaataaaaatattaacatttaaatcaggACATATGTCATAGTTATAGAAAGCATGCATTGTTTgggttttgattaaaaaaaacaaaaaaacaacaacacacaaatATGGACTTTTGTGTCCAAAATTCAAATGGGACATATAAACCTAAGTATTGTCAAGAAAAGTATTAACAAAGTAATTGCAGAATCCAAGAAACAGCCAATcttcaaataaacacaagtaGAAAATGTTACTTGaaagaaaatctacaaataGAAACCATTATAAactttagtgattttttttttaatgtagacTCTGAACAGGAGAAGATCCTGATGATAACCCCGCCCATTTGTCCAAATCTGTCAAACATGACGCTGCATTTCTTCAGGTGAACCACATCAAGCATGACAAGCCTGAAATAGATCAGATGAGTGGGCAGACATGTTAAACACAGATTTTTACTTCATTCATaagagtaaaaacattaaaacaaacaaaaaaaaacatgatggcAGTTACCGATAAAGGACAGCAAACATGATATtattagaagaaaacaaaaggcagaaaagGGAAACCTATCTGTTCTACTGTCTGTTGGTTGGTGTggtttaaaaaactttttcaaagctgctgcagttgcagaaacaaaatgtaagtttCATTATTCATGTATGTGTCTTGGGTGTATTTTATGAAGTTTATAGAGGTGCAGGATTTAATATAATGCCTTTGGGTGTGCAACTTGCGAAGCCGGGGAAAGCAATCCATATGATGAAGGAGCTTTATGTTTTTCCCCAAACGTTATATCTttgagaaaacacattttaaaaaagaaaaaaaaagatagagtTTTATCCATTGTCCAAAATCACCACATAACTTCTACCTTACAAAGCCACCTGAAATCCAATACTGTCATATAATGAAAACCAATGAAAATCATTAAGCATTGTTACACTTTGAACTGTAGTTTCATTCCTCTTTTTCATGTCATTTGCCATTTCAAACCCTAAAAAGTATTTTAGGCCTTTTGCAAACAGAAGCCTGTTGTTTTACTTAAATATCTGAGTTCATGTCTCCAGTATGGGAATTTTAAAGAAGCTTTCCAATGATAATGGATAAGTATAGCTGTATATTTAGATACAGGAGGATTGCCTTTATTCACTAATGTGATGTTTTATGTGCTAGTCTGTAACAGGATACTTAAATGCATCTATAAACCTTCTTGAATTACAGAAGTTaaataatgtgtaaataaaGGTTAGTGAcgttaattttattatttgttgttggAGTCACGTTATTGAACTGGAAACAATCACAAAAGGGATTTTAgttacttttatgttttctgggtatttttcaaactttcaaaCAACATAGTGATGTTTgtcaacacaaacatttttgttctctttctccATTCCATAAGCTGACCTGGTACCACATCTTAATAAAGCTCAGCTCCATCAACATCCTGTTGAATCCATTAAGCTTCTATAGTGGAGCTGAGATTGGACTGCAGCACAGGTGCAAGCTCTGGGGCTGGGTTTCTATAGGGGGAGGGAGGAAAGGGAACTTAGACACAGAAGACGCAGTAGAGAGCCAGGGGTGAGCCAGGATGACAGCTGAGGGACTGGGCTTTCTCCCGCTTACCCTCATGAAGATGGGGTCAGCAAAAGCAAGTGGGTGGGTGTGTGCTGGCCAAGGGGTGGTAGAGTAAGAGGATTTCATGAACTTCCTTCGTCACCGGCCTCCCCCCGTCTTGATGGTGGGGGCAGGGCTCCACTACTGGGGCTAAGAGACAGATATAGATGAGAATTAAGGAGACAGAATTTGCACTCTTGGCCTTGTCTCTCTTACTGGCACCAGCAGCTGAAAGCTGCTCCACATCTCAGTCTCTGTGCTTCTACGTCACATACACCCTAAGGCTGCTGGTGACGCTCACAGAGGTCCTGCTCTGCCAAGTGGTCACAGTCAGTGCGCACAAATAAACAGCTGATCATTATCAGAGCCAAAAGATTCAGTCGATAGCAAAAGTATCCACACCCcattaactttttcacaatttgtcatgGAACAACCAAAAAACTAATGCATTTTAGGTGATAGCAAAAAGGCACATCACCATGATATGGAATGAAAATTACATAAGGATTTCAAAAGTTGCTGTGCCTTCAATTAACTCAATTGCTTCATTCAACCTATGAGAAGTTGCCAAAGTcttgacatcatcatctggggcttttcctcatttatttttaaagagaagacattcataaataaatctctgacacATTCTTTCATTGTTGTGGCACttagggaaaaataaatattctttaaaattatcagaataaatattctttattctttcaataaatatgtttattggaGATGAcgtaaaacaacagaaattagCTTTAATATAACTGAAGAGAGtgagaaaaaacatgtttaactgTCTTTTTATTCCGTGTTGAATCTGATTGAAACACGGAATAAAACACGATTGAAGCATCTCAGCTGCCTTTGACATAAGGGGGCATTTTGGTATCACTTATGTGCTAATTATCATTAATATAATGATAACTAATTATTCAGATCTGTGTTGGAATAGTGTTAATCGTGTAATGTCCTTAACAGGAGGGGATGTCCCAAACCAACTCTTGCTCAAGGCCCCATACAACCTTGGGCCAGCCCTGACTGAGCGCGCGATGAAACAACACCTGCTTAAAATTGTCTTTAACGAACACTTTATGCATGCAGGTAACCTTTTCAACCGTGTGCAGTGTGTTTGTGATGAGAGGAGAGAGGAATGGATAAACCTTCTCTGGCCTGCAGTCTTATATTCCATGTTAAGAGAGAAGTCCATCACTCTCTCACACACCCTCCCCTTCGCCATCCAATCCTCAGACGAGGACAGAATCGGCGGGGGTCACACGGAAAATAGCCCGATATATATACGCCCAAACAGGGATTTCTTCCTCTGAGTCTCCTCCATTCTGTGCTGCACTCCTTGTGTGCCACCCGGACCGGAAATTGTGAGTGCTTCAGGGGAAAAGGTAGTTGCTTTTTAACTATAAGCAGAAATGGCTCCCAAGAAGGACCCTAAAGCTCCCGCCAAGAAGGCCGAACCTGCACCTGCACCTGCACCCGCACCGGCAGCCGAGCCAGCGCCCGCGCCCGCAGCGGCCCCCGCTATTGACCTGTCTTCCGTCAAGGTACCATGACAATGAACGCATGACCTGATATGCAGCGGGAAAGATTAGAGTGGGAAGCACATGGTTTGGGATGAGCAGCAACTTCAGTTTTCAACTAAGGATTGCATTACATATTTGTCTGCAGTGGTtaataaaacgtttttatttgtaacataGGCGACATTGTCCTTGATACTTTTGAATATTAAGCATTCTGAGTAATTTCATGGTTAGGCTTATTTTAGTCAAACGATTGATGCATTCCCAATAATTTAAGCAAGTTTATGAAAAGATCTTGAGAACAATTTGAGGTTTAGGTTTAAAGGAACATTCTCACAGCTATGAATGGGGATGCAAGGAATAAGCAGAACCATGGATAGTTTTAGACCACACCCAGCTGTTTCCGGATTGGACTCAGGGTGATGAGTAATGCCTGATGGCAATCCACAGCGTCTCCAAATGTGGACATCCTAATGTGGCTAAAGATGGACTCCCGCAGATCAAGTGCAATCacatggcaaaaaataaataaaacatattatggcagctggggaaaaaatattgttttatggGAATTAATTTGTGCATGGatgatttcattaaaaaaagctttcatGTCATGTATGTGCTTTTGAAACTTACActattgctttttatttggcTTGTAGATTGAATTCAGCGCAGACCAGGTTGATGGTAAGTAAACGTCTGCCCAATTTTGCAGCCACAAGGCAGAATATCACATTGTAAACAGTTCATGTTATCAAAAACTCTGATCTGTCTCAGATTTCACTTCACCTACTAGTAAGTCAATCTGTCACTATCTTAAATCTTCAACGCTTGACAGATTAGTTAACGGAAAAACGTTTGAATGAGAATAAGCCAAAGCAAACCTGTAGAAGAACTGGCAACAGGTGTTACAATATTTGTGACAGGTGGTCACCCcaatcatttctgtgttttgccATTCCACAGAAATATCACATGCCAAGTGAAAAAGAGAATGCTTACTATATGGAGTTAATCtctcaaaaacatattttagctaTTCATCCAATTTGTGCAGCAAACACATGATGTAATTTTGAAACTAAATTCAAGTCTTTTGAGTAAACACATTGTGTTATAATGTATACTGTGGGAATCAACAGGTTTTGTaagaagaaatgtaaataagtctctttaaaataaaatgaataacttCTGGTGCTAAACCTCTGGGTAACAATTGAATTTTAACCTACAGCTGTagaacagcaaacaaaaataataaattagtgCCAAATTGAAAAGATTACTAgttcataaaatacaaataaagcaCAGAACTCATTAATGACCAGTGCTAAATCAACTTAAGATGTTTCTGTGTCTTGATATCTGCTTCTTTTATTATACTATCTCCagatctttttaaatgaaactgctCAGAAAGAGTACCAGCCACAGGAAGGATAAAGAAATGCTATGACTTTGACAAAAAGAAGCACCTGCAGGCTGCTAGTCAGCAATGGTCACCACAGGACTACTCTACGAGGCTGGCTGCCTGCTTGTTATACTAAAGTCAGCACTCCCTTCTTTTACTCTGCTCTCACCCACAGAGGGTCTTGCCTTTAAAAGGAGGGGCTCATGTTCTCAGCTATGTTTATCAATTCCAAGGTGGTCTTTTAAAAGAGCCCCTCTGTGACAGAAGGAGACAGCTGAGACAGAAATAGTGTGAGGGGTGATGGAGCTCGGCAGCAGTCGGTCCATTCAGCCAGCAGCACTGCAGCCTCCTTGGACGTCTTGCACTTGTGCTTTTCCCTTGTCAGTTAGCAGTGTAACTACTTCCACCTGCTGGTAGTTTTGCAACAGTTGCACtttttgagaaataaaccactgataaaaacacatcacatttaaactgattttaaagcattaaaagcTTCAGAAATTTAATAACTAGACAGATAATTACAttctaaaaacaactaaaattacTTGACAATATGATTGAAGAAAAACGTCCAAAATACACAACACTttcacattaataaaaacatggttGCAGAAACCATATAAAATGATGCCACTCTTACAAATGTCTCCTGTATTTACTGCCGCTGAGTAGTTTAAAACTTTTAGGAGATAGAAATTTTAAGGCATGCAAGATAAAAACTCCACATAGTAAAATTTGGGTATTAAAAACTCCAAAAGCTCCTCCACACATACGCAAAATAGCTCATGATTTAAACAAATACACTGGACCATTTAGATGATGATATTCTGTTCTCACTGCATTGAACAGACTACAGAGAGGCCTTCGGCTTGTTTGACAGGGTGGGTGACAACAAGGTGGCGTACAACCAGATCGCTGACATCATGCGCGCTCTGGGACAGAACCCCACCAACAAGGAAGTCAACAAACTGCTGGGAAATCCCACACCTGATGGTAAGAGAACCATTCACTAACtcaagttttgtgttttcattttatattattaGTATTATATGAAATCTCCTCTCTTTTAAGCTTTGCaccatgttataatgttattccctcatcaaaaacatacctggaatgttgccttaattttttcatgcattttttccagagtcaagtttatttgacaGCAGATGTTAATGGAAAACTATAAAGTCTATTTCTATTGAATTACTGCAAAGAGCAGCATCTTTGTGACACCAGGTTTCCAAAAATACTTACTTTAACACTTTAGTACATCTTTTCATGGCTACTAATTGCTGTGCAGGTCAGTTGGTTGAGAAAACACAGTGATTATATACTAatgtgttttgcaaaaaataaaagcaggtttGTGAGTTTGTGTGCAGGAGGAAAGCACATGATATCTAGCTGAATATTCAGCTGCTTGAGGTATACTAGTGAAATatctattgtattttttatttcttcttccacAGACATGGCCAACAAGAGAGTAGAGTTTGAAGGTTTCTTGCCCATGCTTCAGACAATCATCAACAGCCCAAACAAGGCAGGATTTGAGGACTATGTTGAGGGTCTGCGTGTCTTTGACAAGGAGGGAAACGGCACAGTCATGGGCGCTGAGCTCCGTATTGTCCTGTCAACACTTGGTAAGTTTGAACTGGGCTCTGGGGATTTACATGGCAGTCCCCACGCTACTTTATGTGTTTTCAACACTGAATGTGTTCTGTGACCCCTGCAGGAGAGAAGATGAATGAGACTGAAATTGATGCCCTTATGGCAGGACAGGAGGATGAGAATGGCTGCATCAACTATGAGGGTGAGCCAAAAATTACCCTAACACTATTTCTGCTACTATTACTTCTACTACAGAACTGAGCTACACAATGGAACTATTTTAAACCAGATAGTTAATCCTATGAATGTTGCGTTATTTCTTAATTGGCACTGCATTAAGTACAAATGCGAAATAGTCAGTCAAAGAGGTGCCAAGACCAAAGCAGCTTTCTGCTGACTAAAAACAAGACCAGCAACTCCTCTCTTAAAAACataatagtgttttttttgtaaatgttagtTTATGAACCTTTAAGCTGTCATAACAATAGCATTATACTGTTGTTTACAATGAGGTGAATCATTACTTTTAAGATGAGATGTGATGTGTAGGACTGCCAACTCTCCTGTTTTAGCCAGGACTAGCCAAAAAAGAGACCCATTTGGATTGTTCTGCCTTCTTTGTCCATTTGTTGCCATCTGGTGGCAACAAATGGACAAATGGATCACATCTGAAATCACAGATGTTTAGTTTTATCAGTTGAGGCCTCTCCCTGTCACTTGGAAGATGAAAGGTTACTGTCTGGTCTATGCAAGCACACACTAAAACATCAACTTACTTAAATGAAATAATAGTGCAGCTAAACCAAACAGTTTGCAAACATCATATGGGTTAAAGCTTTCAGCAATGACTCagttgaacatatttttgtagCTTATTTTAGGAGTTTTTAATTTGCCTTAAAAATGAGATTGACTTAAAgcataaacagaataaaagaagaTTGTTCGAATTCGCTTACCGCAGCAAAATATCTCGTGTGTActattacatttatgtttttcattatcaGCATGTTCTATTTACAGTCTGTGTTTTATATAGGGAAACACTGGTGACACACCACCTCCCACTTCACCACATAGATAATGTTTGGCTTCTCTGCAAAAGAAATTACCTAAAGCAACAGGGTTTTAAGTTTTATGGtccataaaatattgtttgtatgAGTCATGATGACATCTTTGGATTGAAGGTGTTTTAAGGTGATGGAAGTCTGCTTTTTCCTGACCTAGCCATTACCATCAGCCTCTGGAAGTAATTAATCtacatttatattaaatggAGATGCCAAAGGAGTTATTTACTGcaggtaaaatattaatttcttatAACCCATTAGCAAAACCTCACTTCCAAAATcctgaactatccctttaaatGTACTTTCAGTCTCCCTCTACTGCTCATAAAATAGAACGCATTCTTATGACATGACTCCCTTAATGTTTGAGACAGCAGGTCATTGAACATTCTTGAAGTCTGATACGGTGTTACTGTGTCTGCGGTGCTTGCTACACCATCATGTGGTATTACTAGTTCATTAACTTATGTCATGTTGTCAGTTTTTGTCTCCTCATTAATTTTTCTACTCTGTTCTTTCTGTATATTACCCTGGTCTTCATCTGCAGCCTTTGTCAAGCACATCATGTCTGTGTAAGGACCCTGCCACTGCGGTGGTGAACATCGACTAGTGCAGACGACCCCATGGTGTCGCGACATCCACTCGCTGTTTCCTGAATCATCTTGTGGAAGCAGGGAGAACAAAGGACTAAGAGATGTCATTTCCTGAACCCTGTTTTGTTAAATcctactttttttctctttcgtCCAAATggtgctttattattatttttcatctctctcttcctcctcctgctacTTGGAAAGCAGTAACGATTGCAGACGAAGTGATTCTTCCTTCATCTTCATTCAGGTCCCGTGGTCTCATTGGGGTTTTTGTTATTACAGAGGAACAGTGATGGAGGGGGAGGTGGAATACAAATGACCATTTCCTCCCACTCATTGTTTGGCTGGCTGTCTATCTGCCATGTAGGTGTCTGGTTTGGCCCAGGACTGGCCATCAAAATAAATCCACCCTTCACTCAATCCATCCCTGAGTCTTAAGCTATTGTATCCTCTGCCATTTCACAATAAACTTTTCACACTCCCATTTTATTCCAGAATATTTGCCTCTATTTTTATGCAATTTCTAATAATATTCTGCTAGTGAGCTACTCACCAAAGTTTAAGGTGCTGCATTTAAAAGTCCTGGAGAAATAGATGCACATATTGA
This genomic window contains:
- the myl1 gene encoding myosin light chain 1, skeletal muscle isoform, translated to MAPKKDPKAPAKKAEPAPAPAPAPAAEPAPAPAAAPAIDLSSVKIEFSADQVDDYREAFGLFDRVGDNKVAYNQIADIMRALGQNPTNKEVNKLLGNPTPDDMANKRVEFEGFLPMLQTIINSPNKAGFEDYVEGLRVFDKEGNGTVMGAELRIVLSTLGEKMNETEIDALMAGQEDENGCINYEAFVKHIMSV